The Montipora capricornis isolate CH-2021 chromosome 1, ASM3666992v2, whole genome shotgun sequence genome contains a region encoding:
- the LOC138014269 gene encoding uncharacterized protein — MSESQLQKFLFLAFLPLACSVTVSTKYGDIEGFKASYPNVSGPFKDVSKFLGVPFAAPPTGELRFKAPQPLPTWKPNVREAKKHGNVCMQAKLFDYAMRMFASNFSYSEDCLYLDVYSPNVSSSLPVMVYIHGGGYQLGSAITSQSDILALQGVVVVIIQYRLGPFGFLTTGDSAAPGNFGMLDQVEALKWVKENIASFGGNPNKVTIFGESAGGTSVALHLLSPLSKDLFHQAIAESGVDLSPFATQPSSFGLRFTKELSDKLSCPSSNHNVMVDCIRGKTATEVQSAAELIPQRFTRKINFAPVVDSNFLYDTPTNLRQQGKFTKVPLMICFTSHEGSFSLATLVNDSFHLMQSVSNGVKPALFNSFLTSFADSETNRKGTAHLLGNALEFMYTPWPDNNDKFALRSQLVDMIGDYLFFAPSHEVADIHSQFAPVYMYEFAHPATLSAFRTEPWMGVTHAENVPFDFGIPLLPMFSALNSEADRNVSLLIMAIHVNFARSGDPTLGNIPWERYNSSHRAYLRVDPNPKMAESFNPRRMAFWNDYYPKLTQVRIESDKEVISGASRGVTISGVIVSFTLAIVLMRLEIEQSGGDEYHQVLRSWFPDKAEGGHLNIEMSSRSIDWQRHSSDARPKTNAFCRWRMEFSEVIAIAFFLSAIELCRVRCRSEEVIVTTRYGRIRGTSRNISGINIHIQTVYKFLGIPFAAPPTGQLRFKPPQKQSAWKPKVYDASYFRNICIQDPEYNAFFWPGLSIQQSEDCLYLNVYTPSRESGSEELFPVMVYIHGGGYEAGTPAVSPGDLIPLWGVVLVTIQYRVGPFGFITTGDSVAPGNYGMLDQIEALKWVQENIVDFGGNASEVTIFGESAGGSSVGLLLLSVRSHGLFHRAISISGVDLSPFAIGSSADLVKQSLRVAKTVGCSLTGSKSQMIDCLRSVDARRFPVNDVNVWRPIVDGNFLHDTPRSLRNEGKFHSLPYLAGFTSREGSYFFPSLVSNVTPENFREYTEKIFYSIGSKYGQKLDDSGSLPKSLLDAITLLYTPWPDKLDPIKIKEGISDEVGDYTMVAPTHADLVLHSEKAPVYMYEFAHRSNLNPSPSWKGIAHKDDTPYQFGFPLMNLTVLQKYDEVDRNVSDMVITLFTNFAKYGNPTPQPVRGVKWEGFNSTHRAYFRIYSTPKMAINFRPTKVAFWNEYYERMLKEGSNTCQSRSRASVGYLSLLCLIVCLLFFFSSEV; from the exons ATGTCGGAGTCTCAACTGCAGAAGTTCTTATTCTTGGCATTTTTGCCTTTGGCTTGCTCAGTGACAGTCTCAACAAAGTACGGAGATATCGAAGGGTTCAAAGCTTCGTATCCGAATGTCTCAGGTCCGTTCAAAGATGTCAGCAAATTTTTAGGCGTTCCTTTCGCTGCACCGCCGACTGGCGAGTTAAGGTTTAAAGCGCCACAACCTCTTCCAACATGGAAACCGAACGTTCGCGAGGCCAAGAAGCATGGAAATGTATGCATGCAAGCCAAGCTTTTCGATTATGCCATGAGAATGTTCGCCTCGAATTTTTCTTACAGTGAAGATTGTCTGTATCTTGATGTCTATTCCCCAAACGTCAGCTCGAGTTTACCGGTGATGGTTTATATTCATGGTGGAGGATATCAGCTTGGATCGGCCATTACCTCTCAAAGCGACATTCTCGCCCTTCAGGGAGTAGTAGTCGTGATAATTCAATATCGCCTCGGTCCGTTTGGATTCTTGACGACAGGAGATTCCGCAGCTCCTGGAAATTTCGGGATGCTGGATCAGGTGGAAGCACTTAAGTGGGTCAAGGAGAACATTGCCAGTTTTGGCGGAAATCCAAACAAAGTGACAATATTTGGAGAGAGCGCTGGTGGAACTAGTGTTGCCCTTCACCTGTTATCTCCTCTGTCTAAAGATCTTTTTCACCAAGCAATTGCAGAGAGCGGGGTGGATTTGAGCCCCTTCGCGACTCAGCCAAGTTCTTTTGGCCTTCGCTTCACTAAAGAACTTTCTGATAAGCTAAGCTGTCCAAGCAGCAATCACAACGTTATGGTGGATTGCATACGTGGGAAAACAGCCACGGAGGTTCAGAGTGCCGCAGAGTTAATCCCTCAAAGATTTACTCGTAAAATTAACTTTGCACCGGTCGTGGATAGCAATTTTCTTTATGATACACCAACGAATTTgagacaacaaggaaaattcaCAAAAGTCCCGCTTATGATCTGTTTTACTAGCCATGAAGGTTCATTCTCTCTCGCTACTTTAGTTAACGATTCATTTCATCTCATGCAGAGCGTAAGCAACGGAGTGAAGCCAGCTTTGTTCAACTCATTTCTGACAAGCTTCGCGGACTCTGAAACTAACAG gaaGGGTACTGCTCACTTACTGGGAAATGCTTTGGAATTCATGTACACCCCATGGCCCGACAACAATGACAAATTCGCACTTAGAAGTCAGCTTGTAGATATGATTGGTGATTACCTGTTCTTTGCACCCAGTCATGAAGTCGCTGATATTCACAGCCAGTTCGCACCCGTGTACATGTACGAGTTTGCCCATCCGGCAACGTTGAGCGCTTTTCGTACTGAGCCTTGGATGGGTGTGACTCATGCAGAAAACGTGCCGTTTGATTTTGGGATTCCGTTGCTCCCGATGTTTTCTGCCCTCAACAGCGAAGCTGACCGGAACGTTAGTTTACTGATAATGGCCATTCATGTGAATTTCGCTAGATCCGGCGACCCCACGCTCGGCAATATTCCCTGGGAGAGATACAACTCATCTCACAGAGCTTACCTGAGAGTTGACCCAAATCCCAAGATGGCAGAGTCGTTTAATCCTCGCCGAATGGCATTCTGGAATGATTACTATCCGAAATTAACTCAAGTTCGGATTGAAAGCGACAAAGAAGTGATCAGCGGTGCCAGCAGGGGTGTTACCATCAGTGGTGTGATCGTCAGCTTTACTTTAGCTATCGTTCTAAT GAGACTTGAAATAGAACAGAGTGGGGGAGATGAAT ATCACCAAGTGCTTCGCAGTTGGTTTCCTGACAAAGCTGAAGGAGGTCATTTGAATATTGAGATGAG TTCAAGATCAATCGATTGGCAAAGACACTCATCTGATGCACGGCCGAAGACAAATGCTTTTTGTCGTTGGAGAATGGAATTCTCGGAGGTCATCGCCATTGCTTTTTTCTTGTCCGCTATTGAACTCTGTCGAGTACGATGCAGAAGTGAAGAGGTAATAGTCACTACAAGATATGGACGGATAAGGGGGACAAGTCGTAACATTTCAGGCATCAACATACACATTCAAACTGTGTATAAATTTCTCGGTATTCCATTTGCCGCACCACCGACGGGACAACTACGGTTTAAGCCTCCACAAAAACAATCAGCCTGGAAACCCAAGGTTTATGATGCTTCTTATTTTCGCAACATCTGTATCCAGGATCCAGAGTACAACGCGTTTTTCTGGCCCGGTCTGTCCATTCAACAAAGCGAGGATTGTCTGTACCTAAATGTCTACACTCCAAGTCGAGAGTCGGGATCCGAGGAGCTTTTTCCTGTCATGGTGTACATTCACGGCGGAGGATACGAAGCCGGAACTCCTGCGGTAAGCCCCGGGGATTTGATTCCCCTATGGGGTGTTGTGTTAGTTACTATACAGTATCGCGTAGGTCCGTTTGGTTTTATTACGACCGGAGACTCAGTAGCCCCTGGGAATTATGGGATGCTGGATCAGATCGAGGCTCTGAAATGGGTTCAAGAGAACATCGTTGACTTTGGAGGCAACGCGTCAGAGGTCACCATATTTGGTGAAAGCGCTGGTGGATCCAGCGTTGGCCTCTTGTTATTGTCTGTACGATCTCATGGATTGTTTCACCGCGCCATTTCCATCAGTGGAGTCGATCTCTCGCCGTTTGCCATCGGATCATCAGCAGACCTGGTGAAGCAGAGCCTAAGGGTTGCGAAAACGGTTGGCTGTTCGTTGACCGGCTCCAAAAGTCAAATGATCGATTGTCTACGTTCTGTCGATGCACGTAGGTTTCCAGTAAATGACGTTAACGTGTGGAGACCCATAGTCGATGGTAACTTTCTGCATGACACACCCAGAAGTCTGAGAAATGAGGGAAAGTTCCACAGTCTTCCTTACCTGGCCGGTTTCACGAGCCGTGAAGGGTCGTATTTTTTTCCTAGTCTTGTCAGCAACGTGACCCCCGAAAATTTCCGAGAGTACACAGAGAAAATATTTTATAGCATTGGCAGCAAATACGGACAAAAGTTAGATGACAGTGGTAGTCTTCCAAAGTCACTTCTTGACGCCATAACTTTGCTATACACACCATGGCCGGATAAACTGGATCCCATCAAAATCAAAGAAGGGATATCCGATGAAGTCGGGGACTATACTATGGTAGCCCCAACTCACGCAGATCTGGTCCTGCACAGCGAAAAGGCGCCTGTGTATATGTACGAGTTTGCCCATCGTTCAAACCTTAATCCAAGCCCTTCGTGGAAAGGAATCGCTCATAAAGATGACACTCCATATCAATTTGGTTTTCCGTTGATGAATTTGACAGTCCTGCAAAAGTACGACGAGGTCGACCGAAACGTAAGCGACATGGTTATCACGCTGTTTACAAACTTTGCCAAATATGGAAATCCCACGCCGCAACCGGTACGCGGTGTAAAATGGGAAGGATTTAATTCCACCCACAGGGCCTATTTTCGTATTTACTCGACGCCGAAAATGGCCATCAACTTCCGGCCAACAAAGGTAGCGTTCTGGAATGAGTATTACGAGAGAATGCTGAAAGAGGGCTCCAACACTTGCCAATCAAGATCCAGAGCATCTGTAGGATATCTGAGTTTGCTCTGTTTGATTGTATGTCTACTATTTTTCTTTTCGAGCGAAGTTTGA